The window CAGCATCAGCACCTGTAATATCATCATCCCATATAACCTGACTACTTTGTCGCAAGGTGCTTGATTTACCAACTCTGACATCATCCGCAAAGTTAGTGCAACGAGCAACAGTATTTCGCCGCACTAAAAGCGGCATTTGTTTCATTCCTCGATGACTGAATTTTCGAACCATCTTTTGTACTACTCCAGCCTTCTGCACTTCTTGGCAAACTGCATCATCATCCTCAAGTTTCAATTTACAATCATTTTCAGcattttcttcatgttcttcctccATGACTGACTCTAACACAATGCTGTGCTCTCCATCATTATTTACACCAGCAGCAGTCTCTCCCTCTATATGTTTTCCGTGAAAGCCTTGGATGTCTCGAACACCTTCTTCCGAGAAGCAACCATCCCtgctaggggggagggaaggtctgCCATGGTCTGTGCTGGTGGCCCCGTTCCCCCCAGAGAGGGGCCAACCGCTAAAAAAGACGAGAAGCCAGACAAACGAGGGCAACTCGGAGAACGCATCAACTCTGCAAAAATTGGGAAACCATTAGTGTTGAAGATTTATCACAAAAATGGCAATATGGAAAATGGGAAAATTTTCTATAAATCAAGGGTAAAATAAGTTAATCATGAAACACTATTGTTGCTTAGATCTTTTCTTCTAATACTCTGAAATTTTGATGACCCTTCTGCCTCtggttacaataaaaaaataccaaaattttatttcatatttgatGATACATTGTGtcccaaaataaagaaaaagattaattgaaaaatataaaataatgccaAAATAAAGTCATTTTCTAAAATATGTGACCTGTTATCATAATAAAGAGCACCCAATAGATGTTTCTTCCAACTACTAGCAAGGACTAAGTAACTACGAAAAGCCATTATGAAGGTGAAAAagtcccttcccttctctgctcTATTCAAAAGCACTAATGGATCAAGCTGTTTGCAAGTAAAGGCAAAGCACTCACTTCAGCTTTATTATGAACAATTAAGCTAGTATAGCATTTGGGAATTAGgtgtttgctctttttttttaatgaagaaataataatatataaatatacacacacatataactgccCATATATCTCTGCCTTGCATACATCTAAGCATGCACAcaatgcaacacacacacgcatacacacaagataaaaaaaggaaatttcaaTTTAATGTGACCGTACTTCAATATGAAATATTTTCCCAGATTTCAATAGCTAATAGAAATATAGCCTTTCTAGTATTCAATGTATTTTTCATGTATAGCAATTAAATGATTTACATTAGCCCTAACAGCAGGGAAGGTTGTGAGGACATCAAGTGTCTCATTATGGAAAGTAACTTGTAAGCAATTTCAAACATATAAATACTGTGATTCTCTAATGTATATTATAAAGCATTAACTCATCTGTAACAGAAACTTCCACAAATGAACATACTGGGTGATGAAGGACTAATTCCTCACAAATGTTTTACATATTACAAATTTTCAGGCCTCAACGATACAATAAAGATACAAGAACTTTAAAACTgaccttttctttctcacttcttcaGAATGGACTGAAGACTAAGGACTTTCTgtctattatcttttcttttagcaTGGAAAACATTGTTCTGATCCTCACTCCTTCCAACACATCATCTCTCATATCTTAACATGCACTCAGCATGTGTTAAAGTCAGTAAAGACAGCAACCTCTCAGTCTCCTGGTAGTTATGCTGATTTCCACAAGCTCAAAACACAATGGACTCCATCAAAATTTAAGGAAAAAATACAGCTTTCCGTAAAATCCTGTGAATTTTTCGTCCTACAAAATACATTCACCTCCAGTTCATGCATAGATTTCACATATAACAAAGGCAAATTTCATGAGATCAAAGATAACTGGCCTTCTGAGAAAACTACTGACAAAGACCTGTTTCACTTCACACACTTCTGGAAAAATTGCAGGTAGATTCACACAACTCTGCCTCACATTTACTGCACTCTGAAAACATATGTACTATTCCATGAACTTACTGTTCCATCTATATCTCCTTCAAGCATTAATACTATATTCTAATTTCCATCATGTCTAACAAggttcctcctacctttcccccgTGCCGAGCTCAAACTCGCCCCTCTTCGCAATGGAGACTTTGTGTCTGTGTCGTTCCCTGTATTGGTGTCACTGCGCTGCTCTGTGAAGGTTAGAAAGCTGAGGTAATCTTAGGTTATAAGAGCACTTGGAGTTTCAGCAATGAAGGGGTCGTGTGTACTTTTTATATTAAaagattaaaaatgaaaaaattgcAGGCAGAGGGTAATTGTTTGGTCAATTTTGTTAAGAAATTAATtctgaaaattatttttattctaagacttttgaaaatgtatttttgtgtctaCTGTTAATTTCAAAGCAAAAAGTAAAATTCTTTCACAAAGTATTGGTGATTTTCTTGACTACTAATCAGAAGCACACAGATTAAACTATTCATGCAATACAAATTAATGCCAGAATATTGCATGTTATACAAGCAAGATGGATAACCACACAACTACATTAATAAGCAAAAGAGAAGCAAGCAGATCAAGCAGATTCAATCTCCAACAtccaaataaaatatatgaagcaGAAAAGGCATGGGGAGGTTAAGAATAACATAAGCCTTGGATAAATTAACTACGAAACACTGATCAAGTTTGCAACCAAATGCCAGCCTATTGAGTGAGTACTGAAGAAGAGATGCAAAAACCCAGTTTCAAAACtgcattcataaaaaataaacagacttgAGATGGCATATACTCTTAAACTTGGCATATTACTATGAATACAGTTTTGAAAATAATGAACCCAATTTAAGGTTTTTCCATTGGTCTATATGTTGACACCCAACCAACAACTCAAGTCActtatatacactgaaaaaaaaatcctcctcctgctttccagTGCATGCATACCATACTGGCATACAACTTTTGTTCTGCTGACTGTAACCCTTTCCATGCTGACCAGCACAGCATGCCTGGCCGCAGTAGTAGTGTGGGCTCATTACCTTGCATGTTGGCGGCTGTGAGGATGATATGCTCTAGTTTTTCCCTAAGAGCTGTTACTTCATCTGTCCTCAACTGTCGTTCGGCCTTGAGGAAGTGGCCCAGCTGCCGGCATAGCTCTCCCAGGTCGGCCTCGTGCTGCGGCAACACTCATCAACTCACTACATAAAGGCTCTCACTCTACTTTCACAACATACACAAGTCATTCTCAGGATGGATCACCACACCCTATCAGACTCATCACTCATGCAAGTAAACtaattattcattaaaaaaaatactactcACATGCATCATTTGGTaagttgatattaataaaaaataaaaagactaaaCAAGACAATATTTCTGAAATAAGGgctatatgaaaagagaaaaaacataaattcTATCACATAACTTCTGGAAAAAGCAGCTTGGGTATGAGCCATTCCACAGCTAGCATAATAAGGAAAACATGGCTGCAAGTCACTAGGACACTAAACAAAACAAGGAACAGTTACTATGGCTAGGGGACATTCAACATCACATGTACCAGTATAAAGCACACTCTGTACTACCAACATTCAGCTAGCAATCTAGTTTTTTAAAATTATGTTTGAGATGTAAAACAAAGACCATTTCTTAAATGCAGAAAGTGAGGTGACATAAGTTTTGATATGACTAAAGCGCTTCCCATGTCAATTAGATGACACTGAAACCTACATTATCTCAAGACTAGCTTTCTAGTCAACATtccataaaataaattaatatttacatttgaTCCCATGGAGTTCATGAGGAACTCACTCTTGTGACctcttattgatgataatggtgataattgtgatgaagTTAACAATACCAAAACATAACTTTGTCCCACACTATATGCCACATTACGAGACAAAACCAAGTATTCTATTATATAAACCCATTCATGATCCTAAAGTTTGCATAAAAACATTAGCACACCTGATCAGCAAGGTTATACTAGGGCGGGTGGTTAATGGTACTAATATATTGTCAAAAGAGTTGAAGAAACGTTGAAGAGACCATCTCAAAagtgaaaaaatacaataaaatatccAACAGCTTCAGCATAAATCCTTCCGAAATAGTACAAAGTCTTATTAACTATCAACAAAATTGCTGAAATGTGTAATAACCCTAAGAATTGTTATAATGAATTTCACAAATAATTTCTAATTACCTTTACATAGCTAACTTTATTCATAATTCTTCACCAATATATTGCCTGTGAAACTATTAAACACATCCTaagattaacccattggatccagatgcttcactgccattATGTGGCCCAAAATACGAGCATTAGACTTATGTGAGCGGACACTCTGACAAGTATGCAGGGTGCAAACAAACACTTGTGTGACAACACTCCAAACCACCCCTTTGgaatttttactctttttcagcacaagtattttctttttctttttttttggggggggccattttccaatgtctatatttgtcattttatttactttatctagATGGTAATAAAATGTTTTACTTGCACAGACACCATATCATCTCTCAAGGTAGTCTACAATTCAGTGCAATAATAgagcaataagtaacattttgttatttgtgtattcttttaatttttcatattaattttctgtaatacaacctgggCTGCCAGTCACAGcggccaggaataggatcctgagcatggaaatagcgtCCTCTCTGCAGCCAGCGctcttccagccatggctcaCGGACATTACAGTCCACACTTATTTATCAatgtaaataatgcaaaagcccctttctaaatgccaaatgagtctaatcatcctccaagagctttgtacaCTCAAGGCAAGTCTTTCCTATCACCCAGCCTTCAACAGAAATGTGATAGCAAGTTTGCGTCACCCCAGCACACAGTTAAATTTccccatgacagcatgttcatgtCATCTGCCCTCAAGCCAAAttatttcatgacatgatggtcacgtcATCCAGATCATAGATGGTTAGGTAGCTCAGTCCTATAATTCTAAATTTCTAAATTTCTAAATTCTGATGTTTGTGATGTCACCTCACTTTTGCCTGGCCTTCATCAACCATCACTTACTGAATGTGCCTGTTGCAGTTGTTGAGTCAGCCGTGCAATCTCCTCATTGCATAAGGCTAACTCACTTTCCCGCAATCGCAGTTGTGTGCTCAGGTCACGACCACAGTCATCCTATAAACATTTGTGGATATAAGACAATTTGAAAATATTTGGCAACTCTTATAAAAGAACATACAGGAAATCAGTTCACACTCCAACACATgacagaaaataatacaaataaatatcacAAGTATAAAATATTGAAATACACTTGAAATTGTTGTGGTCTTCGACAAAGCATCAAAGAACTTGAACGAGGTTTCCCCTTGTTCACTTATCCAGCATATGTTTGATCTTTTTAGAGCCTAACTTTGACTGCCAAATACACCTATGATTCTGAACACTAACCTTTGCTTGCAGCTGTGAAACCTGTGCAGTTAGGTGGACTTTCAGCTGCTTGTTCCTTGCCTCCAACTCTAGCACCTGCTTACTGGTATCAGAAAGTTGCTTGCTCAGTGAGTCCACCTTCTCCTCTAAGGCAGCTGACTCCAGGCATTTAATAGAGTACTTCTGCGAGAGAGACAGGATTTCATGTCGAATATCTTCCATCTCTGCCTCATGCTCCTTGTGAATGGCACCAATGTCGTGTCCTGACTGCATCTTCCTAATGAACTCCTCCTTGAACTTGGCTATCTCTCTCTGAACCTCAGCCTCATGTGCTTTCCTCATAGCATCCAGGGCAGCCAGGGTAGCCTGTGTCTCTTCAGCCAGTGCTTGTTCCTTTTCTGCCTGTAATGCTGCCAGTTCCCTCCTGTGCTTTTCCTCCAATTCCGCTAACATGCGTTTGTTAGAGTTCTCCATAGCTCCCAGACCTTTCTCACACAGACCCTAAAGACACAATTACAGTAACAATGAGACATTTGCAAATGTGCCTTCAAAATAAATATCTCATCTTCACACCAGATCTATACTTACTGATACATATGTGGATTGGTCAGCATACACTTACCCTGAGATGCTCTATTTCCACCTGGTATCTCTGCCTGACTTTCTCCTCACACATGTCTGGCTGACTTCCAATGGACTCTTCATATTGTTGCTTGAGAGCAGAGATCTGGGCCTCATAGCCCTCCTCCAGCAGGCACAGACGTCGTTTGAGTTCAGTtaattcatcatcactatcccgtGTTGGAGGTTCGTGTCTTGACTGTTCCCGCAGCCTTGACAGTTCTTCCTCATGCTGGGACTGGAGAGCTGACATTGCTATTTTGTGGTCTTTTTCCAGAGCCTGAAACATATATGATGGCACTTTAGTAAAAAGggaatgtgggtgggtgggtgcattcatgcatgtgtgtatgtgtgtatgtgtgtatgtgtgtatgtgtgtgtgtgtgtgtgtgtgtgtgtgtgtgtgtgtgtgtgtgagtgcgtgagtgagtgagtgagtgagtgagtgagtgagtgagtgagtgagagtgagagtgagagtgagagtgagagtgagagtgagagtgagagtgagagtgagagtgagagtgagagtgaatgtgagtgtgagtgtgagtgtgagtgtgagtgtgagtgagtgtgtgtgagcgtgagtgtgagtgtgagtgtgtgagtgtgtgagtgtgtgagtgtgtatgtgtgtgagtgtgtgtgtatgtgtgtgtgtgtgtgtgtttgtgtgtgtgtgtgtgtgtgtgtgtgtgtgtgtgtgtgtgtgtgtgtgtgtgtgtgtgtgtgtgtgtgtgtgtgtgtgtgtgtgagtgtgtgtaagtgcgagtgtgagtgtgagtgtgagtgtgagtgagtgtgtgagtgtgagtgtgagtgtgagtgtgagtgtgagtgtgagtgtgtgtgagtgtgagtgtgtgagtgtgagtgtgagtgagtgtgagtgtgagtgtgagtgtgagtgtgtgtgtgtgtgtgtgtgtgtgtgtgtgtgtgtgtgtgtgtgtgtgtgagtgtgtgtgtgtgtgtgcgtgtgcgtgtgcgagtgcgagtgcgagtgcgagtgtgagtgtgagtgtgtgagtgagtgagtgagtgagtgtgagtgagtgagtgagtgtgagtgagtgtgagtgtgagtgagtgtgagtgtgagtgtgagtgtgtgtgtgtgtttgtgtgtgtgtgtgtgtgtgtgtgtgtgtgtgtgtgtgtgtgtgtgtgtgtgtgtgcgtgtgcgagtgtgagtgtgagtgtgtgagtgtgtgagtgagtgagtgagtgagtgagtgagtgagtgagtgagtgagtgagtgagtgagtgtgagtgagtgagtgagtgagtgagtgagtgagtgagtgagtgagtggtgaatgaatgagtgagtgagtgagtgagtgagtgagtgagtgagtgagtgagtgagtgagtgagtgagtgagtgagtgagtgagtgaatgagtgagtgtgagtgtgagtgtgagtgtgagtgtgtgtgagtgtgggtgtgtgtgtgagtgtgagagtgagtgtctgtgtgagtgcgagtgtgtgagtgcgagtgtgtgagtgcgagtgtgtgtgtgtgtgtgtgtgtgtgtgtgtgtgtgtgtgtgagtgagtgagtgagtgagtgagtgagtgagtgagtgagtgagtgagtgagtgagtgagtgagtgagtgagtgagtgagtgcgtgtgtgtgtgtttgcttatatagaTGTTTCTTttcatacatgtaaatgtacacattcataagcatgtatgtgtacatttgagTACATGTGACTtcagatgggtgggtgggtgagtatgtgggggtatgggtgtgggtattcactatgtgcatgagtgtgtgtgcatgtatacatgagtGGGCCCATGAGTGAGGTGGGTGGCTGTATGTGGATAGGGGTATTTGCATCTATGCATATCCTGATTCAActgtgcaactgtgtgtgtgtatatgcatatgtctgcTCATGTAGACATTTATTTTCACAAGTGTAAATGAACAcatgagagagtaaaagaaagaaaagagaaacggacaATAACTAACCTTGAGAGTGTTGAGATACTCAATGCACTGTTTacattctgcttctctctccttcacacgcTTAGAATCCAAGTTCTTCTTGAGCTTAGCAACCTCTTGCCGCAGTTCTTCGCACTGGCGGCATCCGTCTGCCATACCAGTGATGTCTGAAGCTCTGCGTGACCTACGTgatgtctcactctttctcttggccTTGGGGGAAGGTGGCATCTTGGTGGGTGATGACGACTGAGAAAGACTAGGACTTAACTCATTATCGCCTTCCTTCCCAAAGTCTGTAGGATGTGACTTGAGGGAAGATGGGCTGGCTTCTGGCCTGACCTGACTGGCTGCTTGGAGGACAAGCTTGGTCAGTTCAGAGTTCCCCTGAGCTGACATTTTGTTAAACAGGAAGGCAAATTCTGCCTGATCAAGAGCAGGCTGCACCAGACTCTCTAGGGAGGAATCACAACCACCCAGGAACATAAGGAGGTGAGCCTCACTGGCTACAACATCACTAGCAGAACCTATCATGTCTCTGTTTTCCTCCACTATGTTGAGATGTTCACAAGTGGATGTTGTTGTATCTCCTTCACTCTGCACCACTGCTAACTGACCATCAATGACTGCCTTTTGTGCCACAACTGCAGCAAACTCTGATAGTACCATATCTATGGTAGCTGTTACTGAATTGATAACTGCAGTGTCACCTGCTCTATACTGTGCCAGTACTGCCTCATACTTGTTACTAAGAGTGAAAACGGCCTCCTCCATTTCCTGCCGCAGAGACTCATCAGCAGCTGTGTGGCAGCGCTCAAGCGTGGCAGCCGTGACCTGCGTCATTGCTTCAGGTGATGTCTCTGAAGGCGAGATAAGGTGACTGAGCCTCATGAGGGAATGTGCTGCCTCAATGTTAACCAATTCCTGGTTAACCAACTCCTGTGCCATCGACCAAACCTCTCGCATCCGCACCTCTTCCAGTAACACAGAATCATCGTGAGGAGGTCCTGATCCAGTCACAGTCTCCCTGGCCATCACCACAGCAACTTCATGAAGCTTGCCCTCTTTGTACTGCGTTACCAAGTTGGCCAACGACCTCTCACGTTCCAGGAGCCGACTCTGTAGATCACGGCATGTCTCCCCCAGGATGGCAGGAGGAGTTGTGTTagtccctctacctcctccaggCTGGGGTCCAACACTCATTGCAATCTCTCCCTGCACAACAAGCTTTTCTGCCAGCAGGCTCGTGTAGAAGTCAAGCGGTGCCATTGTCTCCATGTCAAAATCAGGATTGGTGAGTTTCTTCTCCAGGAATGATAACTTGCGGTGAGCCTCAATCAGCTCCTGCAACTTGACTGATGCTTCGTACATATGGGGCCTCTGGGCTGCCTGTACCACCTGTGAAACCTGTGTCATTACCAGAGTTTCATAGGCAAGTCGCTCCGCAAACAGTTTCAACTGCATGTCTCGGGTCCACTTTCCCGTTGCCTGCAGAAATGGAACACATTAAAATCAAATTGTTTTCACAACCAgtttatatacaatacacacatggggaaattaagataaaaattgtataaatacatctatttatgtacatacagaatggtacatatatagatacactatttctatttgtctatcttcctatgtgttttaatatatttacCTTCAGATGGTCTCGACGATTGTTAAGATCCGTCAACTTGTCCCTGAGCATATCTTGTAAACGTAACACCAACGGACGCAACCGATCAGTCTGAGCCTGATCAGGTGGGGAATGGCGGAGCTGAGTCAACCGAACAGCAGTATTCAATCTCTGCAGGAGAGATGAGATTCCTGGGGCCCCGCAAGAACATATACACTCCACTGACCCTGCCCAAGCCACACACTCTCCAAGCTGAAAGGTATGCATTTGTTAATATAACATTACCAGGGCATATTGCTGCTTAAAAGTGAAACCATGAACTACAGATGAGGCTTTACAAATCTTCTTGGAACTCTATAAGAGTCTTTAAAATAAAGAGCTGACTATTCCACTACTATAAAATATTCAATTACATAACCTGGTATACTTCACAgaatttatcattactaattacaACACTCATTAGCTTTATAGCCTGAACTAGCAAAAATAATTTCAAAGATATTTACTTGCAACTGCAGAGTAGACAAGACTTTCTCTAAAGCTGCTAATTTTTCCCGCAGTGATTTGGTCTCTGAATCAGATCGACTTATTTTAACAGTCTTCTCTGGAGTGGCTCTGGGTGACCGCAGTGTCTTGCGAGGAACTGAAGGTGATCGCATGGGAGATCTGAAATCAATAATACAACCATTTACATGAAGAGAAAGTTTCAACACTCAATTCACAATTGACTCATAATGGCCATTATTATAGATAATTAAAACATTCtttcaaaccaaaaaaaaagacataaagagaACCCAAAAAAAAGTTACCTCAGTGGTGAAACTGGGTGTGTGGGAGACCTAGGTCGTGGCTCCTTCTTTGGAGTATGTGAAGGCGTTGGAATGGCCTCTCCCGTGATGTTAGAAACCTGTGCAGTTTTAGAGTAACATATCCATATAAAGGGAAGTAAATAACTGATTGTATTTCGTTCTAGAAAAATGATGCCACTGTATTCAAAGATAAAGCAGTATTGTAATATAAGAACCtcatgagtttgtttgtttttagtcatTTATATTATTCTAGCAGCATCTTGAATTACCTTATATTAGATAACCATTGAGTTTAACAAACCAAAGATAACCATAGTCAAATTGGCCTACCTTTGACTCCAGAGCATTGAGGCGCACAATGGCTTTCATGGCCTCTGAACTCCCAGGACTGTCCAGAGATTTTCTACGCAGTCGTGACGACTTGGTGGAATCATCAAAACTCTTTGATCTCTTTGGTACTTTGGTATCTTTcgtctcaccctttccctccttcacttctcctTCCACCTACAGAAACACAGTTTTCAACTCTCTATACTTCTGATTTGACATGCAGTAAGTTTATAATTTTGTACAAGGTGTGACATTTCCCTTCACATTGCTAAGAACTTACCTCTGGAGAACAGCTGCCTTCCTCATTCTGAAGCAGCTGCTCAATCTTTGCTTCCAACTGAGACAACTTCAGCTCCATATCctttgagagagtgaaagactcGCGGCCCTTCAAGCTCTGGGTCCGTCTGCGGTCACGGCTTTCTGCTCGGCTGATCTTCTGCTTCAGAAGGCGAACCTGAAGACGTCGGCCAAAATCAGTGAAATTTATAAGGAAATACAGAGTAAATaggacacatctatctatattaacTTTTGGAAAGAAGTTATCATAAATgatggatgagagaagagagacactaatggggaataaagaaagaaatgagaaatataataCACACCTGCTTCTCAGAGGCAGTTAGCTTATTAGTCAGATCTTGTATCCTGCAAGTCATGAGATTCAGCTGAGAATTGAAGTCGCCTTCACTTCCCTTCAGGTCCTGACGCAGCTTCAGATTTGACAGCTCAATGTCGTCATGCTGGTTCTGAATATCACGAATCTCCTTCTTCAGTGCCTTGATCTCATTCACAGCCTTCTCAAACCGAAGCTGAAGTTCAGTGAACTGATCTACTAACCTGCAGGAATATTTGAATACCATAAAGATTTGCACTTCCACATTCACAttcaaaaaacaataattatcatattttttccacACAAAAATGTAATGTAGATAAAGGTTAGAACACAGAGAAGATACTAAAATTAAAAGCAAAACTTACTGCTCCTTATCAAGGTCCTCTGGATCTTGAGTAAGGTCGAAGTTTGTGAGGTCAGTGATGGACTCAATACGTGGAAGGTTCTTTCTTGAAGAAAATCTCTCACGACTGCTAGATATGGAGAGACTTGAAGATGCTCTTCTAGCCTATGAAGCATGAAAAAGAGAACAGTAAAACAGACCAATATATtagacaatatacatatatactgacaatGCCTACATTACATAATATGTACTAATATATTTTAATCTATTGTTTATTTCAACTATTAAAGGCTCTTCAAGAAAGCAAATCTTACAGTTTGGGCAATAAACACTAATTACATATTATCTCAATTATAAATATCTCAAATTAAACATTTCAGCTCACCTGATCTTGCaaatctctctctaattcacgGATTCTGCCACAAAGAGCTTCATTCTCCTCAATCCCTCTGTGCAAGCGGTCTGCTGTATGGTCCAGCTCCTTCTGCGTTTCCTTGAGGGAGTCACGCAGGGTATCAACCTGTTGCATGAATGGGACATGAATTTCATGAGGTTTGTGCAAAACTTATTTTTTGTGACCCTGAAAAATATTTGTTCATACAGAATACCTTGGTATGATGGCTTTGGTTGTGATAGTTGTAGATGGCTTATTTTCATcttgataaatattatatatttagtaatGTAGAAGTCAGAATTTAGTTAATTAGAAACACATCTTGTACAATTCCTTGTATTACTATTCATAAAAGATGTAATACTGAACCACTTCCTTTCATCCCATTCATATAATGAATGTGCTATAACTTGCTCCCTTATATGCGCAACTGAGTTAAAGAAGTTTATAAAAAATGAGAagcaaaatacaaataattataaaagttttAAATTCAGTATATTAGTATACTGCTGATTTCACTGAGCACCAAAAGCCCCACAACATCCAAACTCAATATGatttcttcccattccttttaGGAGCAATATTACAATTCTTACCACAAAAGCTCCCAGCAGAGTCTCTTTTCCTTGCAAAATAAATTTAAACTATTTTGTTTACCTGAAAAACCATTACCATAAGCTATTAAGTCTATAAACTACAAATCTTGTTAGAGA of the Penaeus chinensis breed Huanghai No. 1 chromosome 27, ASM1920278v2, whole genome shotgun sequence genome contains:
- the LOC125039471 gene encoding protein MLP1 homolog isoform X11, with the protein product MNRVLEVSQAEDVTGNQFSLAITAPDRVTFIKGTCREESRWWMDVLSVFPRSQKQQGRHKRNATFPGIKTTTVLKQNMVSHSPSPSLAPTTFETPIGQRVRFLSCTTDPLGSRPPSAPALDMEEDVFPTKDSSASGTHIPPSSTSQAPTPTPLYHSTPLSSLPPPTRILRDEHKENTPPYAEDYTDNPPTSESPPTQDKLSHKFRTRRAIKREVRGLTQPRSKSEVTAMFPANLPSSVSPLRHGSTATTGHTTASLYSSTGSIATSAYSTPEGSHSTLSPAHSAVVDAISAPEPRTVRRATITLTSSLSSLNSLTSSSSSSSSSSSSSAGSSVGVSSSLSSSLGGIGSSGGDGGGGVGTPSFRSLDSGVHVPTRPHARTAPDKPGEVTRQLLLSDLEESKREEKLKDIADSITRLRGSSSLSYLSSKQSGLGDVKPTRERDAQDETDAAPEVSKTSSEETAEPSHPDHQVRGDPDGCGLEVSPPYTVNPDLQRVDLPAEDLLYIKKGWLMKQSLNHDWIKYWFVLRGTGLMFYRDPTAEDNGILDGIIDLSVAKSIEECDVARNYGFMILTWEEKKYVFSAVTSGIRGNWVQALRNAANLKESKDRPLTLGEQIEREIVAKRDRHNSQSSTFESMAAERDQGNDIHNDSISSANSRYVFSSDDEYRTASETSGGIRIQNKEDNFKCERARSRSNSRTRSSKRSRSSPPTSRRNTRDDFPSISKDEVLTSCYSESGSLHSISDLDAQHRPEKDSSATTLTGSGDALLVDLLETQVESLKAKLEQTQADYLELHKENSGLKTRLRNGGRASPSNTATGAHHHHLHHHHSELDLFHQSPPIRSRAKLELSLADSRNTIASLTADLTRLRKKLEVCEGDLDRSEREVDKLRRDKEEMSSDAQSLRHRVASLENQVKELLDRVEEQEHDLSEKASCANQLNELRKKSLQEAENRIQGLVTELECERASGANAPTRIPRAMEKAGLKRENQELTTQIEHLTNELARMRENLKSEKSEVYKWKDLVKELRSLLDGKNDEIERKRDEVKEAHARESSSTPSLAPGIHPQGTTTSEPPIIVVDTLRDSLKETQKELDHTADRLHRGIEENEALCGRIRELERDLQDQARRASSSLSISSSRERFSSRKNLPRIESITDLTNFDLTQDPEDLDKEQLVDQFTELQLRFEKAVNEIKALKKEIRDIQNQHDDIELSNLKLRQDLKGSEGDFNSQLNLMTCRIQDLTNKLTASEKQVRLLKQKISRAESRDRRRTQSLKGRESFTLSKDMELKLSQLEAKIEQLLQNEEGSCSPEVEGEVKEGKGETKDTKVPKRSKSFDDSTKSSRLRRKSLDSPGSSEAMKAIVRLNALESKVSNITGEAIPTPSHTPKKEPRPRSPTHPVSPLRSPMRSPSVPRKTLRSPRATPEKTVKISRSDSETKSLREKLAALEKVLSTLQLQLGECVAWAGSVECICSCGAPGISSLLQRLNTAVRLTQLRHSPPDQAQTDRLRPLVLRLQDMLRDKLTDLNNRRDHLKATGKWTRDMQLKLFAERLAYETLVMTQVSQVVQAAQRPHMYEASVKLQELIEAHRKLSFLEKKLTNPDFDMETMAPLDFYTSLLAEKLVVQGEIAMSVGPQPGGGRGTNTTPPAILGETCRDLQSRLLERERSLANLVTQYKEGKLHEVAVVMARETVTGSGPPHDDSVLLEEVRMREVWSMAQELVNQELVNIEAAHSLMRLSHLISPSETSPEAMTQVTAATLERCHTAADESLRQEMEEAVFTLSNKYEAVLAQYRAGDTAVINSVTATIDMVLSEFAAVVAQKAVIDGQLAVVQSEGDTTTSTCEHLNIVEENRDMIGSASDVVASEAHLLMFLGGCDSSLESLVQPALDQAEFAFLFNKMSAQGNSELTKLVLQAASQVRPEASPSSLKSHPTDFGKEGDNELSPSLSQSSSPTKMPPSPKAKRKSETSRRSRRASDITGMADGCRQCEELRQEVAKLKKNLDSKRVKEREAECKQCIEYLNTLKALEKDHKIAMSALQSQHEEELSRLREQSRHEPPTRDSDDELTELKRRLCLLEEGYEAQISALKQQYEESIGSQPDMCEEKVRQRYQVEIEHLRGLCEKGLGAMENSNKRMLAELEEKHRRELAALQAEKEQALAEETQATLAALDAMRKAHEAEVQREIAKFKEEFIRKMQSGHDIGAIHKEHEAEMEDIRHEILSLSQKYSIKCLESAALEEKVDSLSKQLSDTSKQVLELEARNKQLKVHLTAQVSQLQAKDDCGRDLSTQLRLRESELALCNEEIARLTQQLQQAHSHEADLGELCRQLGHFLKAERQLRTDEVTALREKLEHIILTAANMQEQRSDTNTGNDTDTKSPLRRGASLSSARGKELMRSPSCPRLSGFSSFLAVGPSLGGTGPPAQTMADLPSPLAGMVASRKKVFETSKAFTENI